The following proteins are encoded in a genomic region of Hirundo rustica isolate bHirRus1 chromosome 15, bHirRus1.pri.v3, whole genome shotgun sequence:
- the NDUFB6 gene encoding NADH dehydrogenase [ubiquinone] 1 beta subcomplex subunit 6, giving the protein MSGPVEDEKLRVQQLRALRRRWLRDQELSPREPVLPPRKLGPVAAFWERFLQPGDAWRQQVHKLYQGSGFLMLRVLLPAWAVTYYVKYHLQKMPHGVVVSNPRIFPGDRILETGEIMPPLKDELHKHH; this is encoded by the exons ATGAGCGGCCCTGTGGAGGATGAGAAGCTGCGGGTGCAGCAGCTCCGCGCCCTGCGGCGCCGCTGGCTGCGGGACCAGGAGCTGAGCCCGCGGGAGCCCGTCCTGCCGCCGCGGAAGCTCGGACCCGTGGCCGCTTTCTGGGAGCGCTTCCTGCAGCCCGGGGACGCCTGGCGGCAGCAG GTGCACAAGCTCTACCAGGGCAGCGGCTTCCTCATGCTGCGGGTGCTGCTCCCCGCCTGGGCCGTCACCTACTACGTGAAGTACCACCTCCAG AAAATGCCGCACGGTGTGGTTGTGTCAAATCCACGGATATTCCCA GGGGACAGGATTTTAGAGACTGGAGAGATCATGCCTCCCCTGAAAGACGAGCTCCACAAGCACCACTGA